Below is a genomic region from Demequina sp. NBRC 110054.
GGGCCGCCGAGTCGGCCGCCGCGCGCGGGGCCACGCTCGTGCTGCTCGTCGCGGGCACCGATGCCGAGCGCGCGAACGTCGCGGAGTACGTGCGCGCGGGCCACGTGGACGGCGTGCTCCTCATCTCCTCCCACGAGGCGGACCCGATGCTCGAGACGCTCGTGTCCGGGAACATCCCGACCGTCGCGTGCGGCATCCCTTTGGGCTTCCGCGGCGAGATCCCTCACGTCTCGGTCGACGAGGCGGGATCGGCGCGCACGATGGCGAAGCACCTGGTCCGTCAGGGTCACAAGCGCATCGCGATGATCACGGGACCCCACGACACCCCTGGCGGGCGCTATCGCCTCGAGGGCTTCGCTGACGCGCTTGGCGAACTGTTCTCCGAGGACCTCGTCGAGGAGGGCGACTACAGCGAGGACTCCGGCGCTCGGGCGATGGAGCGGATCCTCGCCAGGTCGTCGGACGTCGACGCCGTGTTCGCGGCCTCCGACCTCATGGCGGCCGGCGCGCTGACCGCGCTGCGTCGCGCGGGCCTGCGCGTGCCCGAGGACGTCGCCGTCGCGGGCTTCGACGACTCGGGGCTCGCCGAGCGCCTCGAGCCCCCGCTCACGACGATGCGGCAGCCCTGGGAGCAGATCAGCGAGGAGATGGTCACGCTCCTCCAGCAGGTCGTGGGAGGCGGCATGCGCAAGTCGATCACGCTGCCCGCCGAGCTCGTGGTCCGCGCGAGCGCCTGACCGCCCCGCTCGGGACGTTCCGAGGTTCTCTCGGGGCCAC
It encodes:
- a CDS encoding LacI family DNA-binding transcriptional regulator; the encoded protein is MAPTPNGGRKPTIRDVATVAGVSHGTVSRVLNGGKWVSPEAREAVERAIATTGYTVNRHAQALATGRANSIAFLLTEPQHLLFADPTFSILLRGAAESAAARGATLVLLVAGTDAERANVAEYVRAGHVDGVLLISSHEADPMLETLVSGNIPTVACGIPLGFRGEIPHVSVDEAGSARTMAKHLVRQGHKRIAMITGPHDTPGGRYRLEGFADALGELFSEDLVEEGDYSEDSGARAMERILARSSDVDAVFAASDLMAAGALTALRRAGLRVPEDVAVAGFDDSGLAERLEPPLTTMRQPWEQISEEMVTLLQQVVGGGMRKSITLPAELVVRASA